A region from the Arachis ipaensis cultivar K30076 chromosome B01, Araip1.1, whole genome shotgun sequence genome encodes:
- the LOC107631243 gene encoding elongation factor Tu, chloroplastic (The sequence of the model RefSeq protein was modified relative to this genomic sequence to represent the inferred CDS: added 34 bases not found in genome assembly): protein MAITSIAAAASSSKLFCPHAPPSSSSTSTSTCLFRTATHLSSSFLKPSIILHLTPYSSSSAVTTTTTTTPYRRRSHTVRAARGKFERKKPHVNIGTIGHVDHGKTTLTAALTMALAALGNSAPKKYDEIDAAPEERARGITINTATVEYETENRHYAHVDCPGHADYVKNMITGAAQMDGAILVVSGADGPMPQTKEHILLAKQVGVPNMVVFLNKQDQVDDEELLELVELEVRELLSSYEFPGDEVPIISGSALLALEALMANPAIKRGDNEWVDKIYALMDAVDNYIPIPQRQTDLPFLLAIEDVFSITGRGTVATGRVERGTIKVGETVEIVGVRETRSTTVTGVEMFQKILDEAMAGDNVGLLLRGIQKVDIQRGMVLAKPGTITPHTKFSAIVYVLKKEEGGRHSPFFAGYRPQFYMRTTDVTGKVTSIMNDKDEESKMVMPGDRVKMVVELIVPVACEQGMRFAIREGGKTVGAGVIQSIIE, encoded by the exons ATGGCAATTACTTCAATAGCAGCAGCTGCTTCTTCATCAAAGCTATTTTGCCCGCATGCCCCTCCATCttcatcttccacttccacttcCACTTGCCTCTTCAGAACAGCCACCCACCTCTCCTCTTCTTTCCTCAAACCCTCCATAATCCTCCACTTAACTCCTTATTCCTCCTCCTCTgccgtcaccaccaccaccaccaccaccccctaCCGCCGCCGCTCCCACACTGTCCGCGCTGCCCGCGGCAAGTTTGAGCGCAAGAAGCCACACGTCAACATCGGCACCATAGGCCATGTCGACCACGGCAAGACCACCCTCACCGCCGCACTCACCATGGCCCTCGCCGCCCTCGGCAACAGCGCTCCCAAGAAATACGA GGCATCACTATCAACACTGCTACCGTCGAGTACGAGACCGAGAACCGCCACTACGCCCACGTGGACTGCCCCGGCCACGCTGACTACGTCAAGAATATGATCACCGGTGCCGCACAAATGGACGGCGCCATCCTCGTCGTCTCCGGCGCCGACGGCCCCATGCCTCAGACCAAGGAGCACATCCTCCTCGCCAAGCAG GTTGGTGTCCCCAACATGGTGGTTTTCCTCAACAAGCAGGACCAGGTGGATGATGAGGAGCTTCTTGAGCTTGTGGAGCTCGAGGTTCGTGAGCTTCTCTCCTCGTACGAGTTTCCCGGCGATGAAGTCCCCATTATCTCAGGTTCGGCCCTTCTAGCATTGGAAGCTTTGATGGCGAACCCTGCCATCAAGCGTGGTGACAACGAGTGGGTGGACAAGATTTATGCCCTCATGGATGCCGTGGATAACTACATTCCCATCCCTCAGCGCCAAACGGACCTTCCCTTCTTGCTTGCCATCGAAGATGTGTTCTCCATTACAGGTCGTGGGACTGTGGCTACCGGAAGGGTTGAGAGAGGGACTATTAAGGTTGGGGAAACTGTTGAGATTGTTGGTGTGAGGGAGACTAGGAGCACTACTGTCACTGGTGTGGAGATGTTCCAGAAGATTCTAGATGAGGCAATGGCTGGTGATAATGTGGGGTTGTTGCTTAGAGGTATTCAGAAGGTTGATATTCAAAGAGGAATGGTGTTAGCTAAGCCGGGGACTATTACCCCGCACACTAAGTTTTCTGCCATTGTGTATGttttgaagaaggaagaaggagggaGGCACTCACCATTCTTTGCTGGATACCGACCGCAGTTTTACATGAGGACCACTGATGTGACTGGGAAAGTGACGTCGATTATGAATGATAAGGATGAGGAGTCCAAGATGGTGATGCCAGGGGACAGGGTTAAGATGGTGGTGGAGCTTATAGTACCTGTGGCTTGTGAGCAAGGGATGAGGTTTGCTATTCGGGAAGGAGGGAAAACTGTGGGAGCTGGTGTCATCCAATCCATCATCGAGTGA